One part of the Anser cygnoides isolate HZ-2024a breed goose chromosome 9, Taihu_goose_T2T_genome, whole genome shotgun sequence genome encodes these proteins:
- the LOC106039277 gene encoding probable cation-transporting ATPase 13A4 isoform X4: MEYATAIIIMSLLSISLTVYDLRQQSVKLHRLVESHNNIMVTVCRNKEGFQDLESHHLVPGDLLVLKEGKALLPCDAILISGQCIVNESMLTGESIPVTKTCLPQADNMKPWRMHCAEDYKKHVLFCGTEVIQTKGDDRGVAKAVVLRTGFNTAKGDLVRSILYPKPMNFKLYRDALRFLMCLIAFAAIGMIYTVCVFALNGEEAGEVVKKALDVITIAVPPALPAALTTGIIYTQRRLKKKGIFCISPQRINMCGQLNLICFDKTGTLTEDGLDLWGLLPSERNCFQDIHSFPADHSLPWGPLFRAMVVCHSLIVWEGKIQGDPLDVKMFESTNWVIDDSSRHRTEGQGSTHATVVRPGPKASSASVEGVIILHQFPFSSALQRMSVIAQEIGGEKQVFTKGAPEMVATLCRAETVPSNFESKLLFYTAQGFRVIGLACKSLQTGRQSTDLTREEVESDLTFLGLLIMENRLKKATKPVLEELSAAHIRSVMVTGDNIQTAVTVAKNAGMISPTNRVILVEANKIPGSFLASVTWKPLEENKTEDYGSLEDDSQTERRIRLAVGSGQYHFAMSGKSYQIIAQHFSHLLPKLLLNGTVFARMSPGQKSSLVEEFQKLDYFVGMCGDGANDCGALKVAHAGISLSEQEASVASPFTSQTPSIACVPELIREGRAALVTSFCMFKYMALYSTIQYLGVLLLYWQLNTFGNYQFLFQDLAITTVIGVTMSFTDAYPKLVPYRPPSQLISPPLLLSVVLNILFSLSMQIFGFVMVQKQPWYSKTDIHSACLSLDSHMENSSSVSSLGLHGMGDGALNEADNGYKSYENTTVWLLSTINCLIVALVFSKGRPFRKPIYTNYVFILVLTGQLGVCLFLVFADIDDLYSKMDLVCTPTTWRISMVIMLAVTLAVSFLVEEAVIENRALWLLLKKTFRYHSKSHYKRLQRVLEQDSSWPPLNETFFSDSVAISVEENMGGHSNPTFDSNEGTL; this comes from the exons CAGTGCATCGTAAATGAAAGCATGCTGACAG GAGAAAGTATTCCCGTAACAAAGACCTGCTTACCCCAAGCTGATAACATGAAGCCCTGGAGAATGCACTGTGCAGAGGACTACAAAAAACATGTCCTCTTCTGTGGAACAGAGGTCATACAGACCAAGGGAGATGACAGAGGAGTAGCGAAAGCTGTGGTGCTGCGGACTG GTTTCAATACAGCCAAAGGAGATCTGGTGAGGTCCATTCTCTACCCTAAACCCATGAACTTCAAGCTGTACAGAGATGCACTTCGGTTCCTGATGTGCCTCATAGCATTTGCAGCCATTGGAATGATCTACACAGTGTGTGTATTTGCACTTAATGGG gaggaggctggagaaGTAGTGAAGAAGGCTTTGGATGTTATCACTATTGCTGTCCCCCCGGCCTTGCCGGCTGCCTTGACCACAGGGATCATTTATACCCAGCGGAGGCTGAAGAAAAAGGGCATCTTCTGCATCAGCCCACAGAGGATCAACATGTGCGGACAGCTGAACCTCATCTGCTTTGACAAA ACTGGCACCTTAACAGAAGATGGCCTGGATCTCTGGGGCTTGCTGCCCTCTGAAAGAAATTG TTTCCAGGACATTCACAGTTTTCCTGCAGACCACAGCCTGCCTTGGGGCCCACTGTTCAGAGCAATGGTGGTTTGTCACTCACTAATTGTTTGGGAGGGCAAGATCCAAGGAGACCCACTGGATGTGAAAATGTTTGAGTCAACTAACTGG GTGATAGATGATTCCAGCAGACATCGCACTGAAGGTCAAGGATCCACACATGCCACAGTTGTTAGACCTGGACCTAAAGCCAGCAGT GCCTCTGTGGAAGGAGTTATCATTTTACAccagtttccattttcttcagccTTGCAGAGAATGTCTGTCATTGCTCAGGAAATTGGTGGGGAAAAACAGGTCTTCACAAAAGGGGCTCCAGAAATGGTAGCCACATTATGCAGAGCAGAAACAG TCCCATCGAACTTTGAAAGCAAGCTTCTGTTCTACACAGCACAGGGCTTTAGGGTCATTGGACTGGCATGTAAGTCTCTACAGACAGGGAGGCAATCTACTGATCTAACAAG GGAGGAGGTGGAATCAGATCTGACATTCCTAGGTCTGCTGATAATGGAGAATCGACTGAAGAAAGCGACAAAGCCTGTACTGGAAGAGCTCAGTGCTGCCCACATCAGGAGCGTTATGGTCACAG GTGATAACATTCAAACAGCTGTAACTGTTGCCAAAAATGCTGGGATGATTTCTCCAACAAATAGAGTGATTCTTgtggaagcaaacaaaatacCTGGATCTTTTTTAGCATCTGTTACCTGGAAACcactagaagaaaacaaaactgaagattATGGAAGCCTG gaaGATGACAGTCAGACTGAAAGAAGAATTAGGCTGGCAGTGGGATCAGGCCAGTACCATTTTGCCATGAGTGGAAAATCTTATCAAATTATAGCACAGCATTTCAGCCACTTACTTCCAAAG cTTCTGCTGAATGGAACAGTTTTTGCTAGAATGTCTCCTGGTCAGAAATCCAGCCTTGTAGAAGAGTTTCAAAAGTTGGA ttACTTTGTGGGCATGTGTGGAGATGGAGCCAATGACTGTGGG GCTTTGAAAGTGGCGCATGCAGGGATATCGCTGTCAGAGCAGGAGGCATCTGTAGCTTCACCTTTCACATCCCAAACCCCCAGCATAGCATGTGTGCCAGAGCTAATCAG GGAAGGTCGTGCTGCCCTGGTCACTTCCTTCTGCATGTTCAAGTACATGGCACTGTACAGCACCATTCAGTACCTTGGTGTCCTCCTACTGTACTGG CAACTAAACACCTTTGGGAATTACCAATTTTTGTTCCAAGATCTGGCTATTACCACTGTAATTGGTGTGACAA TGAGTTTCACAGATGCCTACCCAAAGCTGGTTCCCTACAGGCCTCCTAGCCAACTCATCTCACCCCCATTGCTGCTCTCTGTTGTACTTAACATCCTCTTCAGCCTCAGCATGCAAatttttggatttgtgatggtGCAGAAGCAGCCCTGGTATTCCAAGACGGATATACACAG CGCCTGCCTCTCATTAGACAGCCACATGGAGAATTCTTCCTCTGTTTCCAGCCTGGGCCTCCATGGGATGGGAGATGGAGCCCTTAATGAAGCAGACAATGGCTACAAGAGCTATGAAAACACCACAGTGTGGCTACTGAGTACCATCAACTGCCTCATTGTTGCTCTAGTGTTTTCTAAGGGAAGGCCTTTCAGGAAACCTATCTACACAAACT ATGTGTTCATACTGGTGCTCACGGGGCAGCTGGGTGTTTGCCTCTTTCTGGTGTTTGCTGATATCGATGATCTCTACTCTAAGATGGAT CTTGTTTGCACCCCCACCACCTGGCGGATCTCCATGGTGATAATGCTTGCAGTCACACTCGCCGTGTCCTTTCTTGTCGAG GAAGCTGTCATTGAGAACAGAGCCttgtggctgctgctgaaaaagaCGTTCCGGTACCACTCAAAGAGCCATTACAAGAGGCTGCAGCGGGTGTTAGAGCAGGACTCATCCTGGCCACCTCTGAATGAAACCTTCTTCTCAGATTCTGTGGCAATATCAGTAGAGGAAAATATGGGAGGCCATAGCAATCCAACATTTGACAGCAATGAGGGAACACTCTGA